One window of the Tachypleus tridentatus isolate NWPU-2018 chromosome 10, ASM421037v1, whole genome shotgun sequence genome contains the following:
- the LOC143229576 gene encoding zinc metalloproteinase nas-4-like isoform X2, with protein MLFVVFLLMVGFTFASKTESNETFWSPMKELFEGDIKLVPGQIDFDRNAVLDRSSRWPHNTIYYKIDSVFTPAQREVILQAMEEYQKHTCIKFVERRNEENYIFIHSSVGKFTRPVQIINKKYCSVNSCWSHVGKVGGLQEFSLQTPACINKGIIMHEMMHTIGFWHEQSRADRDDYVNIHWDNIRAHEKHNFNKYTLFEIDHLKETYDYKSIMHYHAWAFALDFNKPTLSPKAPGVSLNDLGVAVKLEQFTDGDKRKINKYYEC; from the exons ATgctgtttgttgtgtttttgttaatgGTTGGTTTCACTTTCGCCTCAAAAACTGAATCGAATGAAACCTTCTGGAGCCCGATGAAAG agTTGTTTGAAGGAGACATAAAACTAGTCCCTGGACAGATAGacttt GACCGCAACGCAGTTCTAGATAGAAGCAGTAGATGGCCTCATAATACTATCTATTACAAAATTGACTCGGTGTTTA CACCTGCGCAACGGGAAGTTATCCTCCAAGCTATGGAAGAATACCAAAAACATACATGTATCAAATTCGTGGAGCGACGTAATGAAGAGAATTATATCTTTATCCATTCTAGTGTTGG CAAGTTTACTAGACCAGTTCAGATtatcaacaaaaaatattgttcgGTGAACAGTTGCTGGTCTCACGTGGGTAAAGTTGGAGGACTGCAAGAATTCTCTTTACAGACACCAGCTTGCATCAACAAAGGAATTATCATGCACGAGATGATGCATACTATTGGGTTTTGGCACGAGCAGTCTCGAGCGGACCGTGATGATTACGTCAACATTCATTGGGATAATATTCGTGCAC ATGAAAAGCACAACTTCAACAAGTACACACTATTTGAAATTGATCACCTGAAAGAAACCTACGATTACAAATCTATAATGCATTATCACGCCTGGGCCTTTGCTCTGGATTTTAACAAGCCAACATTATCTCCAAAAGCACCTGGTGTTTCCCTCAATGATTTGGGCGTCGCTGTAAAATTGGAACAGTTCACAGACGGTGAtaaacgaaaaataaacaaatattacgaGTGTTGa
- the LOC143229576 gene encoding zinc metalloproteinase nas-4-like isoform X4 — protein MLFVVFLLMVGFTFASKTESNETFWSPMKELFEGDIKLVPGQIDFDRNAVLDRSSRWPHNTIYYKIDSVFTPAQREVILQAMEEYQKHTCIKFVERRNEENYIFIHSSVGCWSHVGKVGGLQEFSLQTPACINKGIIMHEMMHTIGFWHEQSRADRDDYVNIHWDNIRAHEKHNFNKYTLFEIDHLKETYDYKSIMHYHAWAFALDFNKPTLSPKAPGVSLNDLGVAVKLEQFTDGDKRKINKYYEC, from the exons ATgctgtttgttgtgtttttgttaatgGTTGGTTTCACTTTCGCCTCAAAAACTGAATCGAATGAAACCTTCTGGAGCCCGATGAAAG agTTGTTTGAAGGAGACATAAAACTAGTCCCTGGACAGATAGacttt GACCGCAACGCAGTTCTAGATAGAAGCAGTAGATGGCCTCATAATACTATCTATTACAAAATTGACTCGGTGTTTA CACCTGCGCAACGGGAAGTTATCCTCCAAGCTATGGAAGAATACCAAAAACATACATGTATCAAATTCGTGGAGCGACGTAATGAAGAGAATTATATCTTTATCCATTCTAGTGTTGG TTGCTGGTCTCACGTGGGTAAAGTTGGAGGACTGCAAGAATTCTCTTTACAGACACCAGCTTGCATCAACAAAGGAATTATCATGCACGAGATGATGCATACTATTGGGTTTTGGCACGAGCAGTCTCGAGCGGACCGTGATGATTACGTCAACATTCATTGGGATAATATTCGTGCAC ATGAAAAGCACAACTTCAACAAGTACACACTATTTGAAATTGATCACCTGAAAGAAACCTACGATTACAAATCTATAATGCATTATCACGCCTGGGCCTTTGCTCTGGATTTTAACAAGCCAACATTATCTCCAAAAGCACCTGGTGTTTCCCTCAATGATTTGGGCGTCGCTGTAAAATTGGAACAGTTCACAGACGGTGAtaaacgaaaaataaacaaatattacgaGTGTTGa
- the LOC143229576 gene encoding zinc metalloproteinase nas-4-like isoform X3, translating to MLFVVFLLMVGFTFASKTESNETFWSPMKGELFEGDIKLVPGQIDFDRNAVLDRSSRWPHNTIYYKIDSVFTPAQREVILQAMEEYQKHTCIKFVERRNEENYIFIHSSVGCWSHVGKVGGLQEFSLQTPACINKGIIMHEMMHTIGFWHEQSRADRDDYVNIHWDNIRAHEKHNFNKYTLFEIDHLKETYDYKSIMHYHAWAFALDFNKPTLSPKAPGVSLNDLGVAVKLEQFTDGDKRKINKYYEC from the exons ATgctgtttgttgtgtttttgttaatgGTTGGTTTCACTTTCGCCTCAAAAACTGAATCGAATGAAACCTTCTGGAGCCCGATGAAAGGTg agTTGTTTGAAGGAGACATAAAACTAGTCCCTGGACAGATAGacttt GACCGCAACGCAGTTCTAGATAGAAGCAGTAGATGGCCTCATAATACTATCTATTACAAAATTGACTCGGTGTTTA CACCTGCGCAACGGGAAGTTATCCTCCAAGCTATGGAAGAATACCAAAAACATACATGTATCAAATTCGTGGAGCGACGTAATGAAGAGAATTATATCTTTATCCATTCTAGTGTTGG TTGCTGGTCTCACGTGGGTAAAGTTGGAGGACTGCAAGAATTCTCTTTACAGACACCAGCTTGCATCAACAAAGGAATTATCATGCACGAGATGATGCATACTATTGGGTTTTGGCACGAGCAGTCTCGAGCGGACCGTGATGATTACGTCAACATTCATTGGGATAATATTCGTGCAC ATGAAAAGCACAACTTCAACAAGTACACACTATTTGAAATTGATCACCTGAAAGAAACCTACGATTACAAATCTATAATGCATTATCACGCCTGGGCCTTTGCTCTGGATTTTAACAAGCCAACATTATCTCCAAAAGCACCTGGTGTTTCCCTCAATGATTTGGGCGTCGCTGTAAAATTGGAACAGTTCACAGACGGTGAtaaacgaaaaataaacaaatattacgaGTGTTGa
- the LOC143229576 gene encoding zinc metalloproteinase nas-4-like isoform X1: MLFVVFLLMVGFTFASKTESNETFWSPMKGELFEGDIKLVPGQIDFDRNAVLDRSSRWPHNTIYYKIDSVFTPAQREVILQAMEEYQKHTCIKFVERRNEENYIFIHSSVGKFTRPVQIINKKYCSVNSCWSHVGKVGGLQEFSLQTPACINKGIIMHEMMHTIGFWHEQSRADRDDYVNIHWDNIRAHEKHNFNKYTLFEIDHLKETYDYKSIMHYHAWAFALDFNKPTLSPKAPGVSLNDLGVAVKLEQFTDGDKRKINKYYEC; this comes from the exons ATgctgtttgttgtgtttttgttaatgGTTGGTTTCACTTTCGCCTCAAAAACTGAATCGAATGAAACCTTCTGGAGCCCGATGAAAGGTg agTTGTTTGAAGGAGACATAAAACTAGTCCCTGGACAGATAGacttt GACCGCAACGCAGTTCTAGATAGAAGCAGTAGATGGCCTCATAATACTATCTATTACAAAATTGACTCGGTGTTTA CACCTGCGCAACGGGAAGTTATCCTCCAAGCTATGGAAGAATACCAAAAACATACATGTATCAAATTCGTGGAGCGACGTAATGAAGAGAATTATATCTTTATCCATTCTAGTGTTGG CAAGTTTACTAGACCAGTTCAGATtatcaacaaaaaatattgttcgGTGAACAGTTGCTGGTCTCACGTGGGTAAAGTTGGAGGACTGCAAGAATTCTCTTTACAGACACCAGCTTGCATCAACAAAGGAATTATCATGCACGAGATGATGCATACTATTGGGTTTTGGCACGAGCAGTCTCGAGCGGACCGTGATGATTACGTCAACATTCATTGGGATAATATTCGTGCAC ATGAAAAGCACAACTTCAACAAGTACACACTATTTGAAATTGATCACCTGAAAGAAACCTACGATTACAAATCTATAATGCATTATCACGCCTGGGCCTTTGCTCTGGATTTTAACAAGCCAACATTATCTCCAAAAGCACCTGGTGTTTCCCTCAATGATTTGGGCGTCGCTGTAAAATTGGAACAGTTCACAGACGGTGAtaaacgaaaaataaacaaatattacgaGTGTTGa